The Carassius gibelio isolate Cgi1373 ecotype wild population from Czech Republic chromosome B12, carGib1.2-hapl.c, whole genome shotgun sequence genome has a segment encoding these proteins:
- the ch25h gene encoding cholesterol 25-hydroxylase-like protein: protein MAMFGLQYIWDSILQYEAVLRSPYFPVLFSITVYLSFCLPFVVLDTLSPRIALIRRYKIQQKTTVSWKMMWSCLALSLYNHAMYIFPMSVLHWYWRPVSYTAMAPGLLRVIWDLAACLLLFDFQYFVWHLLHHKVPWLYRTFHKVHHKYTSTFALATEYSGAWETLSLGFFAAVNPMLLGVHPMTEMLFHMLNMWLSVEDHCGYDLPWATHRLVPFGLYGGAPHHDVHHQKFKSNYAPYFTHWDKLFGTLHSE, encoded by the coding sequence ATGGCAATGTTTGGACTACAGTACATCTGGGACAGCATTCTGCAGTACGAGGCCGTGCTAAGGTCTCCGTATTTCCCAGTTCTCTTCTCAATTACAGTCTACCTAAGCTTCTGCCTGCCTTTTGTTGTACTGGATACCCTATCTCCTAGGATAGCACTGATAAGGAGATACAAGATTCAACAGAAAACCACTGTGTCTTGGAAGATGATGTGGAGCTGCCTCGCACTCTCGCTCTACAACCATGCCATGTACATCTTCCCAATGAGTGTCCTGCACTGGTACTGGAGACCTGTCAGCTACACAGCGATGGCACCTGGGCTCCTGCGAGTCATCTGGGACCTTGCTGCCTGCCTGCTTCTCTTTGACTTCCAGTACTTTGTATGGCATCTTCTGCATCACAAAGTACCTTGGCTCTACCGCACTTTCCATAAGGTGCATCACAAATACACGTCCACCTTTGCTCTGGCCACTGAGTACTCAGGGGCTTGGGAGACTCTGTCATTGGGTTTCTTCGCTGCTGTGAATCCTATGTTACTGGGGGTTCATCCTATGACAGAGATGCTTTTCCATATGCTGAACATGTGGCTGTCAGTTGAGGACCATTGTGGCTATGATCTGCCATGGGCGACACACAGACTGGTGCCTTTTGGTCTGTATGGAGGAGCTCCGCACCATGATGTCCACCATCAGAAGTTCAAATCCAACTATGCTCCATACTTCACTCACTGGGACAAACTCTTTGGGACACTGCACTCTGAATGA
- the ifit10 gene encoding LOW QUALITY PROTEIN: interferon-induced protein with tetratricopeptide repeats 10 (The sequence of the model RefSeq protein was modified relative to this genomic sequence to represent the inferred CDS: inserted 1 base in 1 codon; substituted 2 bases at 2 genomic stop codons), protein MTSVELHMECHGDELYKTLIVTYRNLAWLNYHMRNYTKCESYLKKLHEINETFTAELSVPEVLGEKGWTFLKFSRKYYDRAKQCFKKALGLEPEEGEWNAGSAIAXRTEYERFTLEDSPTIKQLRRAIDTNPDDDVLKVLLSMXPIVYKRYREAESLVERALERSPDHPHVMRYVAKFFRNHGSMDRSTALLKXVLEHSPHLSFIHHQLALCYKLKKIQLLQEGSHPTKGSRKVQQIRHQCIYHLEKATSLTASFISAMSELALLYGENHNMLQAEELFHVTFKAAKDKNDSLHVVSFYYAEYQLYSHRCEQLAVKKYMECMKMSRREKKCLQFKEDH, encoded by the exons ATGACATCTGTGGAGCTACACATGGAATGCCATGGGGATGAATTATACAAGACACTCATTGTCACTTATAGAAACCTTGCCTGGTTAAACTACCACATGAGGAACTACACAAAATGTGAAAGTTATCTGAAGAAGCTTCATGAGATAAATGAAACCTTTACAGCTGAGTTATCTGTTCCAGAGGTGCTTGGTGAGAAGGGATGGACTTTCCTTAAATTTTCACGCAAATATTACGATAGAGCCAAACAATGTTTCAAGAAGGCTTTAGGTCTGGAACCTGAGGAAGGTGAATGGAATGCTGGTTCTGCCATTG CTCGCACCGAATACGAGAGGTTCACTTTGGAGGATTCGCCTACAATAAAACAACTGAGACGTGCCATTGACACGAATCCAGATGATGATGTTCTCAAAGTCCTCTTAAGCATGTGACCGATTGTTTACAAGAGGTACAGAGAGGCAGAGAGCTTAGTAGAGAGGGCTTTAGAAAGATCTCCAGATCACCCACATGTCATGCGATATGTTGcaaaattcttcagaaatcatggaaGTATGGACAGATCAACTGCTCTTTTAAAGTGAGTACTTGAACACTCACCTCATTTAAGTTTCATACATCATCAGTTAGCTCTTTGCTATAAGCTGAAGAAAATCCAACTGCTGCAGGAGGGAAGTCACCCTACTAAAGGGTCAAGAAAAGTTCAACAGATTCGCCATCAATGCATCTATCATTTAGAAAAGGCCACTAGCCTGACAGCCTCCTTCATTTCTGCAATGAGTGAACTAGCGCTGCTGTATGGAGAAAACCACAACATGTTGCAGGCTGAGGAGCTGTTTCATGTCACATTCAAAGCAGCCAAAGATAAAAATGACAGTCTACATGTGGTCAGTTTTTACTATGCTGAATACCAGCTCTACAGCCACAGATGTGAGCAGTTAGCTGTCAAAAAATACATGGAATGTATGAAGATGAGCCGAAGGGAAAAGAAGTGCCTACAGTTTAAAGAAGATCACTGA
- the ifit9 gene encoding interferon-induced protein with tetratricopeptide repeats 9 translates to MSNKDMETTLRQLECLFTWGVEKSDIRDLNSLPDRLHDRIRFCPQKYHAIYFNLLAFISHLDGKTESALDYLQKAELALREDQRKKAEFLVTFSSFAWVHYHLQRIKDVEDYLKTIKSICKDIPGSSDYSCSLSVIHGEKGWSFLRLGGTFYKQAEESFSKALEAEPHNVFFNVGYAIVLYRIDGMNKARDTGTVTEQLRKALSLDPTNTEIMVLLALKLQRSRRQEAQNLIKEALRLSPDVPQVTRYVGKYFRVEGSIKESLSVLTRVVEQAPYSSFLHHQIGLCHKRLHIQMLEERRPGRRVPAAQKSAKVAECIQHFSKAVELKPNNIYAKVNLAEAYGENRQFELAEKIFCSLIDDKALSESDKQHCYTSYGLFLLYKKKDENQAISQFKSAYLIPIDSYERKQAGKKLRLIAERNLQTRQNIKEAYEILAFISSEDKQETQAKGYLQRAHQHCSHTDELSKTKGLKF, encoded by the exons atgag CAACAAAGACATGGAAACTACGCTCAGGCAGCTGGAGTGTCTTTTTACATGGGGGGTAGAAAAATCAGACATAAGGGATTTGAACAGCTTACCAGACAGACTCCATGACAGGATAAGATTTTGTCCACAAAAGTATCATGCTATATATTTCAACCTTCTGGCTTTTATCAGCCACCTGGACGGTAAAACTGAGAGTGCACTGGATTACCTTCAAAAGGCTGAATTAGCATTAAGGGAAGACCAGCGAAAGAAAGCTGAGTTCCTTGTGACGTTCTCCAGTTTTGCATGGGTACACTATCACTTGCAGAGAATAAAGGATGTGGAGGATTACCTAAAAACCATAAAAAGTATATGCAAGGACATACCAGGTTCATCAGATTACTCCTGTAGCTTGTCTGTAATACATGGTGAGAAAGGCTGGAGCTTTCTGAGACTTGGAGGAACCTTCTATAAGCAAGCAGAAGAAAGTTTCTCTAAGGCTCTTGAGGCAGAACCACACAATGTGTTTTTTAATGTAGGCTATGCAATAGTGCTTTACAGGATAGATGGCATGAACAAAGCAAGAGACACTGGAACAGTCACCGAACAGCTAAGAAAGGCTCTCAGTCTGGATCCTACAAACACTGAGATCATGGTACTTTTGGCTTTGAAACTCCAGAGGTCAAGGAGACAGGAAGCACAGAACCTAATAAAAGAGGCCCTCAGGTTGTCTCCTGATGTCCCACAAGTCACCAGATATGTTGGTAAATATTTCAGGGTGGAGGGTTCCATTAAAGAATCACTGTCTGTCCTCACTAGGGTAGTGGAACAGGCCCCATATTCCTCCTTCCTGCACCATCAAATCGGTCTTTGCCATAAACGGCTGCACATTCAGATGTTGGAGGAGAGGAGGCCCGGTAGACGTGTTCCTGCTGCTCAGAAATCTGCTAAGGTGGCAGAATGTATCCAGCACTTCTCAAAGGCTGTAGAGCTGAAGCCTAACAATATTTATGCCAAGGTTAATTTAGCAGAGGCCTATGGGGAGAACCGGCAGTTTGAACTGGCCGAGAAGATTTTCTGCAGCCTGATAGATGACAAGGCTCTCAGTGAGTCTGATAAGCAGCACTGCTACACATCCTATGGTTTATTTCTGCTTTACAAGAAAAAGGATGAAAACCAAGCCATAAGTCAGTTCAAGTCAGCATACTTGATTCCTATTGACAGCTACGAAAGGAAACAAGCTGGCAAGAAGCTCAGACTAATCGCAGAGAGGAATCTCCAAACCAGGCAGAACATCAAAGAAGCATACGAGATTTTGGCTTTTATATCTTCTGAAGACAAGCAGGAGACGCAAGCAAAGGGGTATCTGCAGAGAGCCCATCAGCACTGCTCACATACCGATGAGCTGTCAAAAACTAAGGGATTGAAATTTTAA